The following proteins are co-located in the Solanum pennellii chromosome 1, SPENNV200 genome:
- the LOC107022104 gene encoding uncharacterized protein LOC107022104, whose protein sequence is MGCGGIYGHDPSDPSRTIIPPRRVNARNVNTRNANATPPVPNQEVSNAEFKNVIQMFAQSMIYQNNWVHANVNKNGGSVASRVRDFVRMNPPNFLGSQANEDPENFLDGSTRSLRNAMSLGDMNISSFMTHAHQVEGNKFREHAKEIKKARNRNYDYSQQKSGNGNCSSGQEKFSAPASSSASSGHRLRNCPSRQGQRGGNGRAQSTTSTTTASRPT, encoded by the exons ATCATACCTCCTCGTAGAGTTAATGCTAGGAATGTGAACACCAGGAATGCAAATGCAACTCCTCCAGTCCCTAATCAGGAAGTCTCTAATGCTGAGTTCAAAAATGTCATACAGATGTTTGCTCAGAGTATGATTTACCAGAACAATTGGGTTCATGCTAATGTGAATAAAAATGGTGGATCAGTGGCAtcaagggtccgtgactttgttaggatgaatcctccaaacTTTTTAGGATCGCAAGCCAATGAAGATCCTGAGAATTTCTTGGATGGATCAAcaagatctttgag AAATGCGATGTcacttggagatatgaacatctctagttttatgactcatgctcatcAGGTTGAGGGTAATAAGTTTAGGGAACATGCTAAGGAAATCAAGAAGGCTAGGAATCgaaactatgactattctcagcagaaatcgggtAATGGAAATTGCTCGTCGGGTCAAGAGAAATTTTCGGCTCCAGCCtcttcatcagctagt tctggtcacaggcTGAGgaattgtccttctagacaaggTCAAAGAGGTGGCAATGGTAGAGCTCAATCTACAActtcaacaacaacagcaaGTCGCCCAACTTag